A DNA window from Daucus carota subsp. sativus chromosome 3, DH1 v3.0, whole genome shotgun sequence contains the following coding sequences:
- the LOC108214935 gene encoding uncharacterized protein LOC108214935 has product MAETVAGRVKPRPIIRIGLFVISHSTLVSIVCCVAGVLALLLLPVLAKSTYFSENALMPGSAKSMLSGKNVVEANRFVKELSSLGLKPPSTGLEIPKLIATRMADLGGEVSYHNFHPQSKYFHPLHFFSTPDPGMVKANYSCSSYGVNIVGIARAPRSDGKEAIVVVTPYNSTNISLGEAMSLGIAYSAFSLFTQVSWLAKDIIWVAADSRHGEYDSIVSWLRDYHAPSFGGLEKLNAKVCRESLVTGSEVSDSFLRGGTMAAALVIKVADGSELFDKDALSIHAEASNGQMPNLDLINVVNYLAVHGQGFYVKVDKLPSLLRSKWLKVLGKVIESLGKIARNLNPQWKFGIPVSEYVEGTATLASSLYNQALGVPTGLHGAFRDYQVDAVTLNILPKSSSYHKARRSEFLLNGARLVEGITRSVNNLLEKFHQSFFLYLLTSPSKFVSVGVYMIAFLLLIAPLPVVAASLYSDAHKCNPELKNKEVTSMDFVDGRTFKSKSWRWLYAAKTVFVIHLWGFVVTVLPFFMSQIRGCSSTTSLLIWIASSGFSLILMHVLLGSPFVTTSIPQSKGKEWLLLKSVTITSAFIGLCLMSVINFATAEIGALLTVPMCLMARPLKQDLKVRSTKAFARAALNLFLLHIGFPVAAYFLVKGAFEGFDNISVGDFWYWVESLWVWNSATYIYICMAYTPCWVLCIHILLHPC; this is encoded by the exons ATGGCGGAAACGGTTGCAGGCAGAGTGAAACCACGCCCAATTATCCGTATTGGATTGTTCGTCATCTCTCACAGCACCCTTGTCAG TATTGTGTGCTGTGTAGCAGGGGTTTTGGCCCTCTTGTTGTTGCCTGTTCTTGCCAAGTCTACTTACTTTTCTGAGAATGCCCTTATGCCAG GTTCTGCAAAGTCTATGCTATCTGGAAAGAATGTTGTAGAAGCTAATAGATTTGTCAAAGAACTAAGTAGCTTGGGTTTGAAACCTCCAAGCACAGGCCT AGAAATTCCAAAATTGATTGCAACGCGTATGGCAGATTTGGGTGGTGAAGTTAGTTATCACAACTTCCATCCTCAATCCAAATATTTTCATCCCCTGCATTTCTTTTCTACCCCTGATCCTGGAATGGTTAAAGCAAACTATAGCTGTTCATCATATGGTGTTAATATTGTTGGCATTGCTAGAGCTCCACGCAGCGATGGAAAGGAAGCTATTGTCGTGGTAACACCTTacaattctacaaatattagttTGGGCGAGGCTATGTCACTGGGCATTGCATATTCAGctttttcattatttactcaAGTAAGTTGGCTAGCTAAAGATATTATATGGGTTGCTGCTGATTCAAGGCATGGTGAATATGATTCAATTGTTTCTTGGCTAAGAGACTATCACGCTCCTTCATTCGGTGGTTTGGAGAAGCTAAATGCCAAGGTGTGTCGTGAGAGTCTCGTCACCGGAAGTGAAGTGTCTGACAGTTTCCTGCGGGGTGGGACAATGGCAGCCGCCCTAGTCATCAAGGTTGCAGACGGAAGTGAATTGTTTGACAAGGATGCACTAAGCATTCATGCTGAGGCCTCCAATGGGCAAATGCCGAACCTAGACCTTATTAATGTTGTAAATTATTTGGCAGTACATGGGCAAGGTTTTTATGTGAAGGTGGATAAATTGCCATCTTTGCTGAGATCCAAGTGGTTGAAGGTTCTTGGTAAAGTAATTGAATCGCTAGGAAAAATTGCCAGAAATTTGAATCCTCAATGGAAATTTGGTATCCCTGTTTCAGAATATGTTGAAGGCACTGCGACACTTGCTAGTTCACTGTATAATCAG GCTCTAGGTGTTCCAACCGGTCTTCACGGTGCTTTTCGCGATTACCAAGTTGATGCGGTGACTTTGAATATTCTGCCTAAGAGTTCTTCTTACCACAAAGCCAGGCGTAGTGAGTTTCTTTTGAATGGTGCCAG GTTAGTTGAAGGAATCACACGGTCTGTAAATAACCTCCTGGAGAAGTTTCATCAGTCCTTCTTTTTGTACCTTTTGACATCTCCTAGTAAATTTGTGTCAGTTGGCGTCTACATGATTGCTTTTCTGCTGCTAATTGCACCCCTTCCTGTAGTTGCTGCTTCTCTCTATTCTGATGCGCACAAATGTAACCCTGAATTAAAGAACAAAGAAGTAACTTCGATGGACTTTGTTGATGGGCGTACCTTCAAATCTAAATCATGGAGATGGCTTTACGCAGCAAAAACAGTATTCGTCATCCACTTGTGGGGTTTTGTTGTTACAGTGCTTCCCTTCTTTATGTCTCAGATTCGCGGTTGTTCATCAACAACCAGCTTGCTAATATGGATTGCATCTTCTGGTTTCAGTCTTATTCTCATGCATGTACTTCTTGGCTCACCTTTTGTAACTACTAGCATACCTCAGTCCAAGGGAAAAGAATGGCTTCTCCTGAAGTCAGTAACCATTACATCTGCATTTATAGGATTATGCTTAATGTCTGTCATTAACTTTGCAACGGCAGAAATCGGAGCTCTTCTGACAGTCCCCATGTGTTTGATGGCTAGACCACTAAAGCAAGATCTTAAGGTTCGCTCAACAAAAGCATTTGCCCGGGCTGCTTTGAATTTGTTTCTGCTACATATTGGATTTCCGGTGGCTGCATATTTTCTAGTGAAAGGTGCATTTGAAGGTTTTGACAACATCAGTGTAGGTGATTTCTGGTACTGGGTGGAGTCTCTGTGGGTATGGAACAGTgccacatacatatacatatgtatggCATATACTCCTTGCTGGGTTTTATGTATTCACATTTTACTACATCCTTGTTAA